One Oscillospiraceae bacterium genomic region harbors:
- the pxpB gene encoding 5-oxoprolinase subunit PxpB, whose protein sequence is MLSFTVHPVGDSALLAVFTQRIAPEIGAAVAALNTRVLSANISGVDETVPAFASLMVTYDPLVTDYDAVAAAMQKLADVPDAGSTAENGKLVTIPVCYGGKFGPDLPFVARHAGLTEQEVIALHTGRDYRIYMLGFLPGFPYLGGLDERLFTPRLGTPRTAIPAGSVGIGGEQTGIYPIASPGGWQLIGRTPLKLFDPAAGTLPYAAGDRIRFTPITKAEFNALAQKEGAV, encoded by the coding sequence ATGCTGTCGTTTACGGTACACCCGGTGGGGGACAGCGCCCTGCTGGCAGTTTTTACGCAGCGCATTGCGCCGGAGATCGGCGCGGCCGTGGCGGCGCTGAACACCCGCGTTTTGTCCGCCAACATCTCCGGCGTGGACGAGACCGTGCCCGCCTTTGCCTCGCTGATGGTCACCTACGACCCATTGGTGACCGACTATGATGCCGTGGCCGCCGCCATGCAAAAGCTGGCCGATGTCCCTGATGCGGGCAGCACCGCCGAGAACGGCAAGCTTGTCACGATCCCTGTCTGCTATGGCGGCAAGTTTGGCCCCGACCTGCCCTTTGTGGCCCGGCACGCGGGTCTGACCGAGCAGGAGGTCATCGCCCTGCACACCGGGCGGGATTACCGCATTTATATGCTGGGCTTTCTGCCCGGCTTCCCGTATCTGGGCGGGCTGGATGAACGGCTGTTTACCCCGCGGTTGGGTACGCCGCGCACAGCGATCCCTGCTGGATCAGTGGGAATCGGCGGCGAACAGACCGGCATTTATCCCATTGCCAGCCCGGGCGGCTGGCAGCTCATCGGCCGCACGCCGCTCAAATTGTTTGACCCGGCTGCGGGCACGCTGCCCTATGCGGCGGGCGACCGCATCCGGTTTACGCCCATCACAAAAGCAGAATTTAATGCCCTGGCGCAAAAGGAGGGGGCGGTATGA
- a CDS encoding DUF4392 domain-containing protein — MTRDELEKRNVGENLDALMNLDPRGYGVCRILYAGSRAFTGEPLTMHAAQVLYDSVKENDLVYILVGFVLLPHRVPEMDGTVSAMLLARALVMAFNAKPVIVCPSDSVQAIEKCAAVVGLHIYEDLDTVQELPLSMGVVAFTKDEAAAPAQAAELAARKPAAVVSVEASGANTLGVYHNAVGKDVTEMQAKSEALWNLLRTQGVPNIAIGDLGNEIGMGTIADHIKKYVPFTDKGECQCGCGGGILSATKADNIITATCSDWGCYGLMAALAYLKKDMEILHHEEMESEVMRVAARNGFIDMTGSLLPGIDGFSTRMNVGIVSLMRQCTAYAVRFSHNSDHWFGPVLAKHFFD, encoded by the coding sequence ATGACCCGCGATGAACTGGAAAAACGCAACGTAGGCGAAAACCTCGATGCGCTGATGAACCTCGACCCCCGCGGCTACGGTGTCTGCCGCATTTTGTATGCAGGCAGCCGCGCCTTCACTGGCGAGCCGCTGACGATGCACGCCGCCCAGGTGTTGTACGACAGCGTAAAAGAAAACGACCTGGTGTACATTTTGGTTGGATTTGTTCTGCTGCCACACCGTGTGCCGGAGATGGACGGCACAGTCAGCGCCATGCTGCTGGCCCGCGCACTGGTCATGGCATTCAACGCCAAGCCGGTCATCGTCTGCCCCAGCGACAGTGTGCAGGCCATTGAAAAGTGCGCCGCCGTGGTGGGCCTGCATATTTACGAAGATCTGGACACCGTGCAGGAATTGCCACTGAGCATGGGCGTGGTGGCCTTTACTAAGGATGAGGCCGCCGCCCCCGCCCAGGCCGCCGAGCTGGCCGCCCGTAAACCTGCGGCGGTCGTCTCGGTGGAAGCCAGCGGTGCCAACACTTTGGGCGTTTACCACAATGCCGTGGGCAAGGATGTGACCGAGATGCAGGCCAAGAGTGAAGCCCTCTGGAATCTGCTGCGTACCCAGGGCGTGCCCAACATTGCCATTGGCGATCTGGGCAACGAGATCGGCATGGGCACCATTGCTGACCATATCAAAAAGTACGTGCCCTTTACCGACAAAGGCGAGTGCCAGTGCGGCTGCGGCGGGGGCATTTTAAGCGCCACCAAAGCCGATAACATCATCACGGCCACCTGCTCTGACTGGGGATGCTACGGGTTGATGGCGGCGCTGGCGTACCTTAAAAAGGATATGGAGATTCTGCACCACGAGGAGATGGAATCCGAAGTGATGCGGGTGGCTGCGCGCAATGGTTTTATCGATATGACCGGCTCGCTGCTGCCGGGCATCGACGGTTTCAGCACCCGGATGAATGTGGGCATCGTCAGTTTGATGCGCCAGTGCACGGCCTACGCGGTGCGGTTCTCCCACAACTCGGATCACTGGTTCGGCCCGGTGCTGGCAAAGCATTTCTTTGATTGA
- a CDS encoding biotin-dependent carboxyltransferase family protein — MSLKVLDPGPLTTVQDAGRTGYAAKGYRVCGAADSYAYRLGNMLIGNAPGAAVLECTLRGAALQFETDTVFALTGAVSPAALDGVPVPYYAPLFAKAGSTLQMGMASTGLRSYLAVGGGIATLSVLGSRATDLKCCIGGFDGRKLAKGDTLPTGLCDTTALWQKIITCHLDRPLQDTCITTALHPVRTFGTQTFPLLRAVPGPQDAAFTSAGLHIFTHGVYQLTPNCDRMACKLAGPAIEMKHGADILSDGIAAGSVQISADSQPIVMLTDHQTTGGYAKIATVISADLPVLAQLRPGQAVAFTFVSPAQAVRAARRQAAILQQIAARLL, encoded by the coding sequence ATGAGCCTGAAAGTGCTGGACCCCGGCCCGCTGACTACCGTGCAGGACGCAGGCCGCACCGGCTATGCCGCCAAAGGCTATCGCGTCTGCGGCGCGGCGGACAGCTACGCCTACCGTTTGGGTAACATGCTGATCGGCAACGCACCGGGCGCGGCGGTGCTGGAATGTACCCTGCGGGGCGCAGCCCTGCAATTTGAAACCGACACCGTTTTTGCCTTAACCGGGGCCGTAAGCCCTGCCGCGCTGGACGGTGTACCTGTGCCGTACTACGCACCGCTGTTTGCCAAAGCGGGCAGTACGCTGCAAATGGGCATGGCATCCACCGGCCTGCGCAGTTATCTTGCCGTGGGCGGCGGCATAGCCACCCTGTCGGTGCTGGGCAGCCGCGCCACCGATTTGAAATGCTGCATCGGCGGGTTTGATGGCCGCAAGCTGGCCAAAGGAGATACCCTGCCTACCGGGCTGTGTGATACGACGGCCTTATGGCAAAAAATCATCACCTGCCATCTGGACCGCCCCTTGCAAGATACGTGTATCACCACCGCCCTGCATCCCGTGCGCACATTTGGTACGCAAACTTTTCCGTTGCTGCGCGCCGTGCCCGGCCCGCAGGATGCCGCTTTTACCTCCGCTGGCCTGCACATCTTTACCCATGGTGTGTACCAGCTGACTCCTAACTGTGACCGCATGGCCTGCAAGCTGGCCGGGCCTGCCATCGAGATGAAACACGGCGCGGACATCCTGTCCGACGGCATCGCGGCAGGCTCGGTACAAATTTCTGCCGACAGCCAACCCATTGTGATGCTGACCGACCACCAGACCACCGGCGGTTACGCCAAGATTGCCACCGTCATCTCGGCCGATCTGCCCGTACTGGCCCAGCTGCGCCCGGGACAGGCGGTGGCCTTTACTTTTGTTTCCCCCGCCCAGGCTGTCCGGGCCGCCCGCCGGCAGGCAGCGATTTTACAGCAAATTGCCGCGCGCCTACTATAA
- a CDS encoding aminotransferase class IV encodes MEALAYYDGKIGTPEELMVPFNDRVHFFGDGVYDATVGANGKVYLMQDHLDRFYTSAKALDIHIPMPKEELGKLLTDLLAKVDGTTHFVYWQVTRGVETRNHVYAEDLPGKLWVSIRPNHLNDPDVPIKLDTAEDTRFYHCNIKTLNLLPSVVAAQHAKRIGVQETVFHRGDIVTECAHSNVSILKDGVFYSHPNDEFILRGIAKTHMIQACYRLGITVMEKCFTLDDLKNADEIIVTSSSNFCLHACEVDGQPAGGKDPAMLKAIQDEVLREYFTYTGKTTVVD; translated from the coding sequence ATGGAAGCACTTGCATATTACGATGGAAAGATCGGCACGCCGGAAGAATTGATGGTTCCGTTCAACGACCGCGTACATTTCTTTGGCGATGGCGTCTATGATGCCACCGTCGGTGCCAATGGCAAGGTATACCTGATGCAGGACCACCTCGACCGCTTCTACACCAGTGCCAAGGCGCTGGATATTCACATCCCGATGCCGAAAGAGGAACTGGGCAAGCTGCTGACCGACCTGCTGGCCAAGGTGGATGGCACCACCCACTTCGTCTACTGGCAGGTCACCCGCGGCGTTGAGACCCGCAACCACGTCTACGCCGAGGATCTGCCCGGCAAGCTGTGGGTGTCCATCCGACCCAACCACCTGAACGATCCCGATGTGCCCATCAAGCTGGACACCGCCGAAGACACCCGTTTTTATCACTGCAACATCAAAACGCTGAACCTGCTGCCCAGCGTAGTTGCCGCCCAGCACGCCAAGCGCATCGGCGTACAGGAGACCGTGTTCCATCGTGGCGATATCGTGACCGAGTGCGCTCACTCCAATGTGTCTATCCTGAAAGATGGTGTCTTCTACTCCCACCCCAACGATGAGTTCATCCTGCGGGGCATCGCCAAGACCCACATGATCCAGGCCTGCTACCGGCTGGGCATCACGGTCATGGAAAAGTGCTTTACGTTGGATGATTTGAAAAACGCCGATGAAATTATCGTGACCTCCTCCTCCAACTTCTGCCTGCATGCCTGCGAGGTGGATGGTCAGCCTGCAGGTGGCAAGGACCCCGCCATGCTCAAGGCCATCCAGGACGAGGTGCTGCGCGAGTACTTTACCTACACCGGGAAAACCACCGTGGTAGATTGA